In Zea mays cultivar B73 chromosome 7, Zm-B73-REFERENCE-NAM-5.0, whole genome shotgun sequence, the following proteins share a genomic window:
- the LOC103633376 gene encoding pre-mRNA-processing factor 19, whose protein sequence is MHIIVHDYFYQVGEASGQEGYTSASFHPDGLILGTGTTDAVVKIWDVKAQSNVAKFEGHVGPVTAMSFSENGYFLATAAHDGVKLWDLRKLRNFRTFSSYDLDTPTNTVEFDFSGNYLAIGLI, encoded by the exons ATGCATATCATTGTGCATGATTATTTTTATCAGGTTGGCGAGGCTTCAGGACAAGAGGGATATACATCTGCGTCTTTCCATCCAGATGGTCTTATCCTTGGAACAGGAACTACTGATGCTGTTGTTAAAATTTGGGACGTGAAGGCTCAG TCAAATGTCGCAAAGTTTGAGGGTCATGTCGGACCAGTCACTGCTATGTCTTTCTCTGAAAATGGTTACTTCCTAGCG ACTGCTGCTCATGATGGTGTTAAGCTTTGGGATCTTCGTAAATTAAGAAATTTTAGGACTTTCTCTTCCTATGATTTGGACACGCCAACCAATACTG TGGAATTTGATTTTAGTGGAAACTATCTTGCCATTGGTCTGATATGA
- the LOC103634369 gene encoding transcription factor RSL3: protein MPSSALPMEIDMMAQFLGADDDHCFTYDYEHDVDESMEAIAALLLPTLDTDSNSSSSCFNDDVPPQCWPQPGHSSSVTTLLGPAESFEFPVMDLSFPTSDFDPQSHCATPYLTEDLGSLQHGKHSPVMEEEAADVEPAAKKRKASATATATAKGSKKSRKASKKDCIVDDDDVYVDPQSSGSCTSEEGNFEGNTYSSAKKTCTRASRGGATDPQSLYARKRRERINERLRILQNLVPNGTKVDISTMLEEAAQYVKFLQLQIKLLSSDDMWMYAPIAYNGINISNVDLNIPALQK from the exons ATGCCTTCATCTGCGCTACCGATGGAAATCGACATGATGGCTCAGTTTCTTGGAGCAGATGATGACCACTGCTTCACCTACGATTACGAGCATGACGTGGATGAGTCCATGGAAGCGATAGCAGCTCTGCTCTTGCCCACCCTTGACACTGACTCCAACTCCTCCTCTAGCTGCTTCAACGACGACGTCCCCCCACAATGCTGGCCTCAGCCAGGCCATAGTTCTAGCGTTACCACTTTGCTCGGTCCAGCCGAGAGCTTTGAGTTCCCCGTCATGGACCTGTCGTTCCCCACGAGCGACTTCGATCCACAATCACATTGCGCTACCCCCTACCTTACCGAGGACCTGGGCTCTCTGCAGCATGGCAAACATTCACCAGTCATGGAGGAAGAAGCAGCcgacgttgaacctgctgctaagaagaggaaagctagtgctactgctactgctaccgcCAAG GGATCAAAGAAATCCAGGAAGGCGAGCAAAAAAGATTGTATTGTCGATGACGACGATGTCTATGTTGACCCGCAAAGCTCCGGTAGCTGCACCTCCGAGGAGGGGAATTTTGAAGGGAATACGTATTCAAGCGCGAAAAAGACCTGCACCAGGGCCAGCCGCGGAGGAGCAACTGATCCTCAGAGTCTCTATGCAAGG aagaggagagagaggatcaaTGAAAGGTTGAGAATCTTGCAGAACTTGGTCCCCAATGGAACAAAG GTTGACATTAGTACGATGCTCGAGGAAGCAGCACAGTATGTCAAATTTTTACAGCTTCAGATTAAG CTGTTGAGCTCTGACGACATGTGGATGTATGCGCCAATCGCGTACAATGGGATCAACATCAGCAATGTTGATCTGAACATCCCTGCACTGCAAAAGTAA